One Acidobacteriota bacterium genomic window, CTCTGTTCTAAGATTCCGCTTTTCCGGGCCAGCCTTTCGAGGGAGAGAACCCATGCCAACCCAGCGCAGCCGCCTACTCATCGACAAGAGCGAGGTGGCGGTTGCCGACGGCCTGGTGACCGCCATGCACCCGCTGGCTGCCGAAGCCGGGGTGGAGATCCTCCAGCGCGGCGGCAACGCCGCCGATGCCGCCGTGGCGGCTGCTTTCGCCGTGGGGGTGGTGGAGCCCTTCATGAGCGGGGTGGGCGGAGTCGCCTGCGTGGTGGCTCACGATGCCGCCAGCGGTCGCACGCTCACGCTGGATGGCGCCGGTGTCTTGCCCCGAGCCGCCCGCGAGGACCTGTTCGAACTGATGGATCCCGGACTCAAGGGCGAAGGAATCTACGGCTGGCGCGCCACCCGGGATGAAGCCGCCGAAACCGGTTATCGTTCGGTCGCCGTGCCGGGGGCGGTGGCCACCTACGTCAGGCTGCTGGAAACCCTGGGCACCCTGTCCCTGGCCGAGGTCATGGCGCCGGCCATTCGCCTGGCCGGGGAGGGGTTCCCGGTGGACTGGTACGTCTTCGCCAACTGCGCGGCCGGGCTGAGGCGACTACGGCCCTTCCCGCACACCATGGCGGCCTTCTTTCATGCCGACGGGACCCCGCTGAAGACGGCCAACGCCGACGACATCGGCAAGGAGGAGTGGCTGGTTCAGAAAGACCTGGCCCGCACCCTGCAACGGATTGCCGAGGAGGGCCCCGACAGCTTCTACCGGGGAGAGACCGGGCGGGCCATAGTAGACTTCCTGGCCGAGCATGGCGGCCTGCTGACGCCGGAGGACCTGGCCGACTACCGGGTGCGGCTTCGCGATCCCCTGTGGGTGGATTACCGCGGCCGCCGAATCGCGCTGGTTTCCACCAACAGCGGCGGCCCCACCGTGGCCCAGATGTTCAATGTCCTGGGGGGATACGATCTGACGGCTTCCGGCCACAACACGGCTCCCACCCTGCACTTGCTGGCCGAGGCCCAACGGATGGCCTTTGCCGACCGCTTCACCCATCTGGGGGACCCCGACTTCGATCCCATTCCCCTGGAGGGCCTGCACTCGGCGGAATACGCTGCCGGGCGGCGCGGCCATATCCAGCCTGGGGGCCCTCCGGTCAGCCAGCCGGCGGGAGACCCCTGGCCCTTCCAACCGGGAGGCAGGCCGGCCGGCATGCGTCCGCCCAGCGGAATCGACGCGGCCGAGCAGCACACCACCCATCTGACCGTGGTGGACAAGCAGCGAAACCTGGTCTCGCTGACGGCCTCGCTGGGCCAGTTGTTCGGTTCGGGCGTGGTGGTTCCCGGTACCGGAATCACCTTGAACAACGGCATGATGTGGTTCGACCCCGAACCGGGCAAGGTCAACTCGATGGCGCCGAGCAAGCGGGCGCTTCACGCCGGCACTCCGGCGCTGGTTTTTGACCGGAGCGGGCCCTATCTGGCGGTGGGGTCTCCGGGGGGACGCAAGGTGCTGACGGCGGTGCAGCAGGTCATCCACAACGTGGTGGATTTCGGACTGGGGATGCAGGCGGCTGTCAGCGCCCCCAGGATTCACTGCGAGGGCAGTCCGCTTCACCTGGACGCCCGACTGCCGGCCGAGGCGATTGAGACGGTGCGATCCTTCGGCCACCAGGTTTCGGTGAGGGAAGAGCATTTTCTCAGCTCCTATTTTGCCCGTCCCAACGGCATTCTGATAGACCGCAAGTCCGGCCTGCTGCGGAGCGGAGTGGAGCCCTACAAGGCGAGTGCCGCCGTCGGGTATTAGACAATGGAATAGGCGCTAAACGACGAATTTCGCCAAGGCCCCCAGGAGAAGAAAGAGACATGAGCGGCGGCAACCCTTCACGGCAGCAATGGATTCTGGAGGACATTCGCCAGGGACGCACCCGGCGCATCGATTTTCTGGGGGACTCCATCACCCAGGGGTGCGGCTTTGTCTCCCGCCAGGAGGGCTATCCCGATCTCCTTCTGGACAAGATGAAGCAGTTGGCCGGACACGACCGCTTCCAGACCTACAACCACGCCGTTGGAGGGGCCACGGCCGCCGACGGCGCCGTCCGCCTGCACTGGTGTGAACGCGGCGCCTCCCCTCCGGACCTGAGCTTCGTCATGTTCGGTCTGAACGATGTCTTTGGGTCGGTTTCCGTGGATGTCTATGCGGACAACCTGGCTGATATCATGCATCGGCTCAAGCGAATGGGATCGGAAGTGGTGCTGCTGGGTCCCACGCCCTTCCCGGCCAGAGATGCAGCCGTCCGCTCCTTCAGCCTCCGCGCCTCCCGGGAAGCCGACATCGCCCGGGTGCACTTCGTGGATTGCCTGGTTCCGTTTTACCAGGGCGGCCGGATCCCTCCGGGTCTGCTCTGGCCGGACGGACTTCACCTGACCGCCCAGGGACACCGGGTCCTGGGGGAATGGATCTGGGAAAAACTCCAGGCCACCTGAAGATCCCCGCACCGCTACTTTCACGCCTCCCGGTGAGGATTTCCGGGTAGGCCCGCCCGCAGACAATTCCCCCACCGTTACCCCAAGACCCACCCGAGGAACCTGCGATTCCGGTCGGTCGATTCGGTCTCTCAGGCTCACCCTGCCCCGATTCCATAATCCACCATCCCGACGCTACCGATGCGCCCTCCATTCCAGGGTCAAAACTATTTATTTAAAATGAAAATCATTATCATTTACATTTAGAAAAGTTTGAGATACCTTCTCCTCGGCGTTCGACCTGGAAGTCAATGTCCCCTACTTGCCCTGCCGTCCAGGACTGAGCATGGGACCCCGGTCGAAGGCGCCGGAGTCGTCATACGGAATTGGTCGTTTGCGCATTTCAGTGGCCGCATCTCTCAAACCTGTTTTTCAGTGGTGATCGGCCCTTTCAGGCAGGAGAGGTCAAGAGCACACGGGAGGACGGAAACAATGTTCCGATTCAAACATCCGATTCATCGGTGGAGGACAGTGTCGAAGCGCGGCGGCCGCAAGGACGCCACTTCGGCATCCGGATTGGCTCTGGCTTCATTCGTCATCGTCGCGGCCACGGGAGCCCTGCCTCCGGCAGCAGCCGGGCAGAACGGGCAGTCCGATGCCGTATCGGCAAGCAATCTGTTGCAACAGGCTCGGAAAAACCGGGAGGTCTTCACCAAGGATTTTCACGGTTTTCGCAGCAAGCTGACCGTTCGTCTGGACGGCAAGGCTCACCACGGCACCTGCCTGTTTCGGGTGCCGGGCACCCTGGAGATCGCGTTGAACGGTGGCAAGGCTCCCTCGGTAGTGGAGGCCGCCGTCAGGAACATGCTGATGCATCGCGTCCCGTCGTCAACCACCGTGACTACAGAGGCCCGCTACGGCGAACCGGATGCGCATTCGCTCGGGAGGAAAGTCCTGCTGGACGACAAGTACCAATCCACCTATCGCATCAAGGACCGTCAGATCCTCCAGGTCGATCGAACAATGCCGGAATTCCAACGGGTGCTGACGGTGCTGGAGACCAGGACGGCGGCTTCCGGAAGGTATCTGCCACGACATGTGTTTGCAGTCGTGGTCGATAACGACTCCGGCGCGATCCGCGAGGCGTGGACCTACATCACTCGTTTCCAGGAGATCGGCAGCAACTATCTCCCTCATTCCCGGCACGTGATCCGCACGGGCAAGGGGCGATCCAGCACCCTGCTGATTGAATGGCACGACATTGAACTGCTGAAGGAAGCAAGCGATGGATAGCACCGAATCGTGGCCACCGAACAGGCAACGAACACAAATAAGGAGGACATTTCATGAAGCGAGTTGATTTTAGCCTGCTATCGGTACTGGCTGTGCTGGCACTGCTGGCGATCAACCCTCTGAACGCACATGCCCAGGATCGGGTCGCGTTGGACGGGGGCGTGTTCGACGTTTCCGGCGCACCCCTCCCGGACGCCACCGTCTTCGTGAAGAACCTGGAGACGGGACTGGAGGTTTCCCAGCACGTCGACTCCCAGGGTGAGTTCTCGCTGGATGTCCGGGCGGGCCGCTACCGGGTCAGCGCGGCGGTAAACGACTTCCAGACGGCGTCCGAGACGGTCGACCTCACCAGTGGGGCAATCGGTCCCCTGGTGCTGAAACTGGTTCCGGCGATCCTGACGCAGTCGATAATCGTCACCGGCTCTCGCGAAGAGGAATTGCGGGAGGATTCCGTTACCAAGGTGGATCTTATTGCGCGAAGCCAACTGCTGGATTCCGGGTACGAACGTGTGAGCGACGTCCTGTCCGAGGAAACTGGAATCGTGACCCGTACCGACAGGTCACCGGGCTCCCGGGCCGGGACTCAGATTCAGGGCGTGGACTCCAGGCAGTCCCTGATTCTGATCGACGGGTTTCCGATTGTGGGGGCGCGAGGAGTCAAGAGCGGCATCCTCAACATGAATCGGCAGTCGACCAACCGTCTCGACCGGGTGGAAATCGTCAAGGGCGCCTCCTCGGCTCTTTACGGATCGGACGCGATCGCCGGCGTCATCAACATGATCACGCGGGAACCCCGTCAGAAATTCGATGCCAACCTGAGCAGTGCCATCGGGTCCCGCGGCGCCGCCGACCATCGCGCCGATGCCGGCTTTGTGCACGAAGACTGGTCGGGATTCTTCTCCGCCGAGCGTCACAAGCGCAATCCCTACGACCTGACGCCCCAAAATTACGACACGACCGGACCGGGGTTTCGCAGGTACGACACCATGGCGAAGATCACGCGGGACATAACCGATGCCGTGGACCTCAGCTTTCTCGGCAACGCGTTCGACAACCGCGAGATCAGCGTGTACTCCGGGAGATCCGGAAGTCAGACCACTACCACCAACGACAGCGCCATCAACTACGGCTTGACGCTGAATGCGGCGTTGTCCCCGTTCACCCAGCTGCAGACCCGCGGTTACTACGGGAAGTACGACGAGAACTCGGTGGTGGATCTCGCCAGTATTCCGGGGACCATGGACGACACGGCCAACCTGAACGAACGCCTCTACCGGTTCGACGCCAACGTCTCTCACGTCCTGGGCAGACGGCAACTGCTCCAGGGAGGCATCGACGTGACCAGCAACGAGTACCGCGGTTACAACCGGCTGCTCGGCGACAACGCCGGACAGTCGGTCCGCATGGTGGACGCTTGGTTCCAGGACCGCATCCAGGCGCATCCCCGGCTCAGCCTGACGGTCGGGGGCCGGGTGACCCATCACTCGGCCTTCGGAACCCACGCGGTTCCCAGATTCGGCATGATGTTCCGGGCCTCGGACAAATTCCGCCTGAGAGCCTCCTACGGGCATGGCTTCCGCGCCCCGGACCTGGGTCAACTCTACTACCGCTTTCTCACCACTTCGGGTCTCTACCAGATCATCGGCAATCCTTCCCTGCAAGCGGAATCCTCCTCAACGACCCAGGTGGGGTTCGACAGCAACATCACCGAGCGGTTGCAGTTCAGTTCCACCTACTTCCGGAACGGAATCACCAACCTGATCGACACCCAGTTGCTGGGAAGACCGCGGACACCCGCGCAACTCGAGGGGTTGATCTCGGAGTTCAACATCGATTCGGCATTCGGTCCGGGATTGAACCGGTTGACCTATCTCTACCGAAACATCGAGAACGTGTACACGACCGGGCTGGAGAACAAGATCGAGTTGCGGCTGACCAACAATCTGCTGGTCTCAACCGGCTACACCTACCTCGAGGCCAGGGACAAGGAGACCGGTGCCTTTCTGAGCCATCGTCACAAGCACCACGGGAACTTCCGGGTGTGGTGGTCGACCGACCGGCTGGGAGGCTTGCGCACCAACTTCCGCGGGACCTACCTGGGCAAGTGGCCCATCGTCGGCCGTCGTGCCACCTTGGTCGCCGATGCCTACCAGATGTGGGACTGGTACTTCGCCAAGCCTCTGGGAGCCGGGCTCGAGCTCTTCGGACTGGTCGACAACCTCTTCGACTCGACCGATTCGAATCTCGAAGGTCCCAATCCCACCTACTATCGGGCCGACCCCGGTCGCGGCTTCCACATCGGGATGCGCTGGAACTTCGGGGTGGAGTAGCCGGTTCGCAGTCCGGAAATTGGGGCGATCCGCCCAAGAAACGAATTCGGGATCGCCTCCAATCCCTCACGCATGGCAGCCGGGTGACGTCTTTGTCGAGCCGTCCATTCGGCTGCCCTCAAACTTCCCTCCAAGCGAATAGTGTCATTCAGCCCCTTTTTGGCCATAATGGCAGGCATGCGGTGACAACCTGCAATAGCCGGTCCGAAAAAGGAGGCTGAACCATGGAACCACTATCCACCTTTGCCTGGGACGACGTGAAGCTGGACCCCTGGCCGCTTCCGGCAAGCAACATTCTGGGGGGCAGCCCCGACGCCCTGGGAGCCCTGGTCTTCATCACCGAGGACAAGACCTCTTGTAGCGGTATCTGGCAATGTCAACCCGGCCAGTTTCGATGGGAGTACACCTGGAACGAAACCATCTACGTCCTGGCCGGAAAAGGGGAGATTCGCTCGGAGGACGGGGAGTGCTGTCCGATTGTGCCGGGAAAGATGCTGCACTTCAACGAGGGGCTCAGATCCGTCTGGACCATTGAGGAGACGGTGCGCAAGTTCTTCTGCCTGCAGTCGGAGCAACCGCTGCAGCTCTGAACCTGGCCGGGGACGCTTGGGGCGAAGACGGCGGGCCTGCGGATGCAAGCGGTCCTCACGCGCCGTAGCGGGCCGCCAAGGCCTTGAGCTCTCGCAGATACCGGGGGACAGCCGTGACCGGGTCCTCCTCGCCCTCGAACTCCAGCGCCAGATAGCCCTTGTAGCCGGCGGCGGCCAGAGTCTGGAGGATCCTGCCCCAGTCGGCCGGAACCGGCTTGCCCCCGGGCGCCACAACCCGGGTCTTCACCTGCACGTTCACAGCGTAGGGGGCACAGGCCTCGATCTGCCCGTAGGGATCCTGCAGGAAGTTGCCGGTGTCGAGGTTGATGCCCGCCCAGGGAGAGTCCACCCTCTCCAGGATTCCGATCATCGTCTCCGCTCTGGCGGTGATGCCTCCATGGTTCTCCAGACCCAGGATCACCCCCCGCTTGCCCGACTCCTCCGCCGCCCGGCCCAGCACTGAAGCGGCCCAGTCGGCCGCCTGATCCAGGCTGGCGCCCGGGGGCGCGTCCCCTCCGAAGATGCGGATATGCCCGGCGCCCAGCTTGTGGGCCACTTCAATCCACTTGCGGATCTCCTGAAGCTCGCGGGCCTGCTCCAGCGGCATGGGGCGGCACAGATTGGTCCGAATCGAGATGCTGTAGATCTCCACCGCGTTCCGATAGGCCAGCCGCTTCAGGGGCAGCAGGAAACGATCTTCAATGTTGGGAAACCAGTAGACGGTCAGGTCCAGTCCGTCGATCTCCTGCTCCACCGCCATGTGGACCAGGTCGGCATAGGTCAGGGCCTTCGACCCCAGCGGCGTCCTGAAGGAGTAGGCGCAGATGGCGATCCGCATTCGGGACACGCCTTCGGTCTCGGAGCGGCCGACCCGAGCCCCCAAGTGGGTCCCCAGGGACCCGGCAAGCAGAAAAGGCGCGGTTCGCAACAGGTCTCTACGGTTCATGCAGTCCTCCACGGGGGAGATGGGCTTGATTCTAGTTCACTCCCCCGACAACCACCGATCGAAGAATTCGTAGGCCTCCTGGCGCACGGCGGGCGGAAACTCGTGGCCGACTTCGGGATGCCTGGCGACCAGCCGGTCGGGGCTGTGGAAGAGGCGCTCATAGACCGGCAGGGCGCTTTCGACACATGCCCTGACGCCGGCAACGGCGAAATTATGGTCCCCCTGCGGGGCCGAGATGAAGACGGGCCGCGGAGCCAGAATGCCCAGCACCTCGGTGAAGTCGAAAGGCATGCGGGCGGCATCGCTCCCGTAGAGCTGGGCGATGCGCGGCATGTACCCCCGATGGCTCCATCCCTTCAGGTCTCCCCCGTAGTAGTGCCCGAAGGCATTGAATCCGCAACTGGTGGCCACCGCCGCCACCCGCGGCTCGAAGGCCGAGAGGAAGAGGGCGTTGTGACCGCCCAGGGAGTGACCGATGACGCCGATCCTGTCCGGGTCGACTTCCGGCAGCGATTGCAGCAGGTCGATGGCCCGCCGGTGGTTGAGGATGCCCTTCATGGTGGCGCTGGCGTAGCCCATGGCATAGGGATCGATCTTGTAGTCCCCGAACCCCGGGTAGTCGGGCGCCAGGGTGACGTAGCCCCGCCGGGCCAGCTCCAGAGCGTAGTGCAGGTCGGTTTGGCCGCCCCGCCCCGCCGGCTCGGCCTTGCCGATGGAGGTCGTCTGGTGGAGGCAGAGCACGGCGGGAGCGGATTGCCCTTCCGGCAGTCCATCGGGAATCAGCAGATAGGCCGGAACCCGGTCCGGTTTCCTCTTCACCACCTGGCTGACGAAGGTGATCTTGCGCCGCTCGACTTGCGGCAGCCTTTCGGTTTCCAGGACCTGGATATCCAGCGGATCGTCGGGAAGCCGGGGAAGAGGACCCATCACACTCTGCATGTTCTGAAGGGTGTGGATTCGGCGGATGTCCCAGTGGGTGCGGCTCTCGATGGGATGCGGCCTGCCCTGCCGGTCCAGGTAGTGAAGCAGATCCCGCTTGTCCGGGTAGACGGGCGCTTCCGGGGCCGCGCAGGCGGCCAGCCAAAGGAAAATCGAGCAGAGGACCAGGAGGCTCACGGCCGCCCAGCCCGGTTGAACTCTGTCGTCTCCCATCAGACCTCCCGGCGACCCCTGCCGGTCATTGCAGGTTGGCCCCCTGCAGGTAGGCGATCAGGTCGGCCATCTGTTGGGGATCGATGCCATCTTCGAATCCGTCGGGCATCAGGGACACGCTGGAAGCTCGCACATCGGCGATGGCCGCCTTCAGCAGGGTGGGATCCTCGGCCTCGGGGCGGCGCAGGGTCAGGCTGTTAGAGGTTTCGTTGACGATGAGTCCGTCCAGCAGCCGCCCGTCCCGGGTCTCCACCATGTAGCTGGTGTAGGCGCTTTCGATGACCTGGCCGGGGTTCAGGATGGACTGCAGCAGCTTGTTCCGTGGCTGTCCATTATAGGCGAAGTGGGGATTGCGGTGTTGGGGGCTTCCGACGACTGGTGCCCCGGCATCAACGCGGAGAGAGGATTCGAGCCGCGCACGCCGCATCCCCACATAGCCGTGGGCGCAGACCCATGGAAGCGGTAGAATGTCGGGGTCGTGTTCTTGCGACGCCCTATGAGCCGAGGCTGAAAGATGAGAAAAAGGCAGACCCATGCGCATTGACCGGGTTGAGGTCATGGTGGTGGGTCCCCAGGTGCAACGCTTCACCTGGTCCCATGACCTGCCGGAACAGTACATGACCAACACGGTGGTGCGCATTTTCACCGACGATGGCGTCGAAGGCTTTGGGGGCGTGTCCAACTACACCTCCTACGCTCACGACCGCTACACGGCCGAGACGCTCCGGCACCTGGTTCCGGCGCTCATCGGACGGGACCCCCTCGATCGGGAGGCCCTGTGGCGAAGCCTTTGGTCTCGCGTCTTTCCCCTGGCCCCCGGAGCCCTGGCGGTGGTGGATATCGCGCTCTGGGACCTGCTGGGCAAGACCTCCAATGTGCCTATCTACCAGCTATTGGGTGGGACCCGCCGGCAGATTCCCTCCTATGCCAGCACGCCCATGCTGGAGGACGTTGCCGCCTACCTGG contains:
- the ggt gene encoding gamma-glutamyltransferase, whose amino-acid sequence is MPTQRSRLLIDKSEVAVADGLVTAMHPLAAEAGVEILQRGGNAADAAVAAAFAVGVVEPFMSGVGGVACVVAHDAASGRTLTLDGAGVLPRAAREDLFELMDPGLKGEGIYGWRATRDEAAETGYRSVAVPGAVATYVRLLETLGTLSLAEVMAPAIRLAGEGFPVDWYVFANCAAGLRRLRPFPHTMAAFFHADGTPLKTANADDIGKEEWLVQKDLARTLQRIAEEGPDSFYRGETGRAIVDFLAEHGGLLTPEDLADYRVRLRDPLWVDYRGRRIALVSTNSGGPTVAQMFNVLGGYDLTASGHNTAPTLHLLAEAQRMAFADRFTHLGDPDFDPIPLEGLHSAEYAAGRRGHIQPGGPPVSQPAGDPWPFQPGGRPAGMRPPSGIDAAEQHTTHLTVVDKQRNLVSLTASLGQLFGSGVVVPGTGITLNNGMMWFDPEPGKVNSMAPSKRALHAGTPALVFDRSGPYLAVGSPGGRKVLTAVQQVIHNVVDFGLGMQAAVSAPRIHCEGSPLHLDARLPAEAIETVRSFGHQVSVREEHFLSSYFARPNGILIDRKSGLLRSGVEPYKASAAVGY
- a CDS encoding SGNH/GDSL hydrolase family protein, whose amino-acid sequence is MSGGNPSRQQWILEDIRQGRTRRIDFLGDSITQGCGFVSRQEGYPDLLLDKMKQLAGHDRFQTYNHAVGGATAADGAVRLHWCERGASPPDLSFVMFGLNDVFGSVSVDVYADNLADIMHRLKRMGSEVVLLGPTPFPARDAAVRSFSLRASREADIARVHFVDCLVPFYQGGRIPPGLLWPDGLHLTAQGHRVLGEWIWEKLQAT
- a CDS encoding DUF3386 family protein, with translation MFRFKHPIHRWRTVSKRGGRKDATSASGLALASFVIVAATGALPPAAAGQNGQSDAVSASNLLQQARKNREVFTKDFHGFRSKLTVRLDGKAHHGTCLFRVPGTLEIALNGGKAPSVVEAAVRNMLMHRVPSSTTVTTEARYGEPDAHSLGRKVLLDDKYQSTYRIKDRQILQVDRTMPEFQRVLTVLETRTAASGRYLPRHVFAVVVDNDSGAIREAWTYITRFQEIGSNYLPHSRHVIRTGKGRSSTLLIEWHDIELLKEASDG
- a CDS encoding TonB-dependent receptor, with product MKRVDFSLLSVLAVLALLAINPLNAHAQDRVALDGGVFDVSGAPLPDATVFVKNLETGLEVSQHVDSQGEFSLDVRAGRYRVSAAVNDFQTASETVDLTSGAIGPLVLKLVPAILTQSIIVTGSREEELREDSVTKVDLIARSQLLDSGYERVSDVLSEETGIVTRTDRSPGSRAGTQIQGVDSRQSLILIDGFPIVGARGVKSGILNMNRQSTNRLDRVEIVKGASSALYGSDAIAGVINMITREPRQKFDANLSSAIGSRGAADHRADAGFVHEDWSGFFSAERHKRNPYDLTPQNYDTTGPGFRRYDTMAKITRDITDAVDLSFLGNAFDNREISVYSGRSGSQTTTTNDSAINYGLTLNAALSPFTQLQTRGYYGKYDENSVVDLASIPGTMDDTANLNERLYRFDANVSHVLGRRQLLQGGIDVTSNEYRGYNRLLGDNAGQSVRMVDAWFQDRIQAHPRLSLTVGGRVTHHSAFGTHAVPRFGMMFRASDKFRLRASYGHGFRAPDLGQLYYRFLTTSGLYQIIGNPSLQAESSSTTQVGFDSNITERLQFSSTYFRNGITNLIDTQLLGRPRTPAQLEGLISEFNIDSAFGPGLNRLTYLYRNIENVYTTGLENKIELRLTNNLLVSTGYTYLEARDKETGAFLSHRHKHHGNFRVWWSTDRLGGLRTNFRGTYLGKWPIVGRRATLVADAYQMWDWYFAKPLGAGLELFGLVDNLFDSTDSNLEGPNPTYYRADPGRGFHIGMRWNFGVE
- a CDS encoding cupin domain-containing protein yields the protein MEPLSTFAWDDVKLDPWPLPASNILGGSPDALGALVFITEDKTSCSGIWQCQPGQFRWEYTWNETIYVLAGKGEIRSEDGECCPIVPGKMLHFNEGLRSVWTIEETVRKFFCLQSEQPLQL
- a CDS encoding sugar phosphate isomerase/epimerase, with translation MNRRDLLRTAPFLLAGSLGTHLGARVGRSETEGVSRMRIAICAYSFRTPLGSKALTYADLVHMAVEQEIDGLDLTVYWFPNIEDRFLLPLKRLAYRNAVEIYSISIRTNLCRPMPLEQARELQEIRKWIEVAHKLGAGHIRIFGGDAPPGASLDQAADWAASVLGRAAEESGKRGVILGLENHGGITARAETMIGILERVDSPWAGINLDTGNFLQDPYGQIEACAPYAVNVQVKTRVVAPGGKPVPADWGRILQTLAAAGYKGYLALEFEGEEDPVTAVPRYLRELKALAARYGA
- a CDS encoding alpha/beta fold hydrolase — protein: MGDDRVQPGWAAVSLLVLCSIFLWLAACAAPEAPVYPDKRDLLHYLDRQGRPHPIESRTHWDIRRIHTLQNMQSVMGPLPRLPDDPLDIQVLETERLPQVERRKITFVSQVVKRKPDRVPAYLLIPDGLPEGQSAPAVLCLHQTTSIGKAEPAGRGGQTDLHYALELARRGYVTLAPDYPGFGDYKIDPYAMGYASATMKGILNHRRAIDLLQSLPEVDPDRIGVIGHSLGGHNALFLSAFEPRVAAVATSCGFNAFGHYYGGDLKGWSHRGYMPRIAQLYGSDAARMPFDFTEVLGILAPRPVFISAPQGDHNFAVAGVRACVESALPVYERLFHSPDRLVARHPEVGHEFPPAVRQEAYEFFDRWLSGE